From a single Coriobacteriaceae bacterium genomic region:
- a CDS encoding L-lactate dehydrogenase gives MVNEKKVAIVGCGFVGSSSAFALMQSGLFSEMVLIDVDKNRAEGEALDIAHGMTFAEPMKIYAGDYSDVADAAMIVVTAGAAQKPGETRLDLVNKNVNIFKSIIPEIKKSGFDGILLIVSNPVDVLTYAAIKMSGLPEGHVIGSGTVLDTGRLQQMLGAHVEVDPRDVQAYVMGEHGDSEFVAWSSAQVAGVPLNTFCELHGHLEHEAAEKRIAEDVKNSAYTIIEKKHATYYGVAMAVKRICTAVMRDEQTVLPVSSLMVGEYGLSDLAISMPTVVGRDGVVCRVPVPLNDDEQHELTVSAKALKDIIDSVDFSC, from the coding sequence ATGGTTAACGAGAAGAAGGTCGCTATTGTCGGCTGCGGTTTCGTCGGTTCGTCTTCGGCGTTCGCGCTGATGCAGAGTGGTCTGTTCTCCGAGATGGTCCTCATCGACGTGGACAAGAACCGCGCCGAGGGTGAGGCCCTGGATATCGCGCACGGCATGACGTTTGCCGAGCCGATGAAGATCTACGCCGGCGATTATTCCGATGTCGCCGACGCCGCCATGATTGTCGTTACCGCTGGCGCTGCCCAGAAGCCCGGTGAGACCCGCCTGGACCTGGTCAACAAGAACGTCAACATCTTTAAGTCCATTATCCCCGAGATTAAGAAGTCCGGCTTCGACGGCATTCTGCTCATCGTCTCCAACCCGGTCGATGTTCTGACCTACGCCGCCATCAAGATGTCCGGCCTGCCCGAGGGCCACGTCATCGGTTCCGGTACCGTGCTCGACACCGGCCGTCTGCAGCAGATGCTTGGTGCCCACGTCGAGGTTGACCCGCGCGACGTTCAGGCCTATGTCATGGGTGAGCACGGCGACTCCGAGTTCGTCGCTTGGTCCAGCGCCCAGGTTGCCGGCGTGCCGCTGAACACCTTCTGCGAGCTTCACGGCCATCTGGAGCATGAGGCCGCCGAGAAGCGCATCGCCGAGGACGTCAAGAACTCCGCCTACACCATCATCGAGAAGAAGCACGCCACCTACTATGGCGTCGCCATGGCCGTCAAGCGCATCTGCACCGCCGTTATGCGCGATGAGCAGACCGTTCTGCCTGTCTCCTCGCTCATGGTGGGCGAGTATGGCCTGTCCGATCTTGCCATCTCCATGCCGACCGTCGTTGGCCGCGACGGCGTTGTCTGCCGCGTCCCCGTGCCGCTGAACGATGACGAGCAGCATGAGCTCACCGTCTCCGCCAAGGCCCTCAAGGACATCATCGACAGCGTCGATTTCTCCTGCTAA
- a CDS encoding aminotransferase class I/II-fold pyridoxal phosphate-dependent enzyme, producing the protein MQASQRLDRFGAEVFASLNNKLLALKAQGKTIYNMSVGTPDFKPYDHVVEALTQAAQDPEMWKYALRDLPELKQSVCDYYERRFGVSGITPSMVQSCNGTQEGVGHLGLALLDPGDTILVPDPCYPVFEAGAKIADAKLEYYPLVAEHNYLPYVAGIDPEVADRAKYMIVSLPANPVGSVGTPEIYEEIIAFAREHDLLIVHDNAYSDIVFDGEPGGSFLQYPGALEVGVEFFSLSKSFNVTGARIGFLVGREDVVSAFAKLRGQIDFGMFFPIQKAAIACLNGPRDEVEAQRLKYQERRDALCDGLEDLGWERPNAHGSMFVWAKLPGGRTDSMAFCEELMEKAGVVVTPGASFGPSGEGHVRMALVLPPDQIALAVEAIREAGLY; encoded by the coding sequence ATGCAGGCATCGCAGCGTCTCGACCGCTTTGGCGCGGAGGTCTTCGCCTCGCTCAACAACAAACTGCTTGCGCTGAAGGCTCAGGGCAAGACCATTTATAACATGAGCGTGGGCACGCCCGACTTTAAGCCGTACGACCACGTGGTCGAGGCGCTCACTCAAGCGGCGCAAGATCCCGAGATGTGGAAGTATGCCCTGCGCGACCTGCCCGAACTCAAGCAGTCCGTGTGCGATTACTATGAGCGCCGCTTTGGCGTTTCGGGCATTACACCGTCCATGGTGCAGTCGTGCAACGGCACGCAGGAGGGCGTGGGTCATTTGGGCCTGGCCCTGCTCGATCCGGGTGACACTATTTTGGTTCCCGATCCGTGCTACCCGGTCTTTGAGGCGGGTGCCAAGATCGCCGATGCCAAGCTCGAGTACTATCCGCTGGTTGCCGAGCACAATTACCTGCCCTATGTGGCGGGTATCGATCCCGAGGTGGCCGATCGTGCCAAGTATATGATCGTGTCGCTGCCCGCGAACCCGGTGGGCTCGGTGGGCACGCCCGAGATCTACGAGGAGATCATCGCTTTCGCCCGCGAGCACGACCTGCTCATCGTCCATGACAACGCGTACTCCGACATCGTGTTCGACGGCGAGCCGGGTGGCAGCTTTTTGCAGTATCCCGGTGCGCTCGAGGTGGGCGTGGAGTTCTTCTCGCTTTCCAAGTCGTTTAACGTCACCGGTGCCCGCATTGGCTTTTTGGTCGGCCGCGAGGACGTGGTCTCTGCCTTTGCCAAGCTGCGCGGCCAGATCGACTTTGGCATGTTCTTCCCGATCCAGAAGGCTGCTATCGCCTGCCTGAACGGTCCGCGCGATGAGGTCGAGGCGCAGCGTCTGAAGTACCAGGAGCGCCGCGATGCCCTGTGCGACGGTCTTGAGGACCTGGGTTGGGAGCGTCCCAACGCGCATGGCTCCATGTTTGTGTGGGCCAAGCTTCCCGGTGGTCGCACCGATTCCATGGCGTTTTGCGAGGAGCTCATGGAGAAGGCCGGCGTTGTGGTGACGCCGGGCGCGAGCTTTGGTCCTTCGGGCGAGGGGCACGTGCGCATGGCGCTGGTCCTGCCGCCCGATCAGATTGCTTTGGCTGTCGAGGCCATTCGCGAGGCGGGCCTGTATTAG
- a CDS encoding NAD(+) synthase — protein sequence MSRSTRQCCVSANKNDGFLRVAAASPQIRVADVEDNVEVALAAVREAAERGVRALVLPELNLCGYTAADLFHNRTLLHACEAALMHILDETRELPIVFTIGLPVAVAENIYNCAAVCCAGELLGLTAKKHLPNYGEFYERRWFAPAPADPVWVEFAGQGPVPLGSELVYRCCDEGAEDMVLGVEVCEDLWVPAPPSTEMALAGATVILNPSASDEIIGKADYRRSLISNQSARLYCAYAYADASEGESTTDMVFAGENLVYENGSKLAATKLLTCDMAVADVDLDRLVAERRRSTTWTRADDAPEATTVEFSFEGVLAEEPVLRDACDIDRVFPRAPFVPADHGDLAERCETILDLQTAGLKTRLAHTGTKAAVIGLSGGLDSTLALLVTVRAFDALGLPRTGITAMSMPGFGTTHRTKSNAESLARDLGVSFREVSIHAAVEQHFKDIEHDPAVQDVTYENSQARERTQILMDLANQAGGFVIGTGDLSELALGWATYNGDHMSMYAVNASVPKTLVRHLVRYAADVFGGRIAEVLLDILDTPVSPELLPPTGDGEIAQKTEDLVGPYELHDYFLYYLLRFGFEPGKIYRMALKSFEGAYDAKTVHTWLRTFYRRFFAQQFKRSCLPDGPKVGSVTLSPRGDWRMPSDASSRLWLAQIDALNPVD from the coding sequence GTGTCCAGATCAACAAGGCAATGCTGCGTTTCGGCTAATAAGAACGATGGCTTTTTGCGTGTGGCGGCGGCGTCGCCGCAGATTCGCGTTGCCGATGTCGAGGACAATGTCGAGGTTGCATTGGCGGCTGTTCGCGAGGCTGCCGAGCGCGGCGTTCGCGCGCTGGTGCTGCCCGAGCTCAACTTGTGCGGCTATACCGCGGCCGACCTGTTCCATAATCGCACGCTGCTGCATGCCTGCGAGGCTGCTTTGATGCATATCCTCGATGAGACTCGTGAGCTGCCGATTGTCTTTACCATCGGTCTTCCCGTTGCGGTTGCCGAGAATATCTACAACTGCGCCGCCGTGTGCTGCGCGGGCGAGCTTTTGGGCCTCACGGCCAAGAAGCATCTGCCCAACTATGGCGAGTTCTACGAGCGCCGCTGGTTTGCTCCGGCGCCCGCAGATCCTGTGTGGGTCGAGTTTGCCGGTCAGGGTCCGGTTCCGCTGGGTTCGGAGCTTGTCTACCGCTGCTGTGACGAGGGTGCCGAGGATATGGTGCTGGGCGTTGAGGTCTGCGAGGACCTGTGGGTGCCGGCGCCCCCTTCGACCGAGATGGCGCTTGCCGGTGCGACGGTGATTCTCAACCCGTCGGCTTCGGACGAAATCATCGGTAAGGCAGACTATCGCCGCAGCCTCATCTCTAACCAGAGCGCACGCCTGTACTGCGCCTATGCCTATGCGGACGCGAGCGAGGGCGAGTCCACGACCGACATGGTCTTTGCAGGCGAGAACCTTGTCTACGAAAACGGTTCGAAGCTCGCCGCGACCAAACTGCTTACCTGCGATATGGCCGTCGCCGATGTCGATCTTGACCGTCTGGTTGCCGAGCGCCGTCGCTCGACGACGTGGACGCGCGCGGACGATGCGCCGGAGGCCACGACCGTTGAATTTTCGTTTGAGGGCGTGCTGGCCGAAGAACCTGTCCTGCGCGATGCCTGCGATATCGACCGCGTTTTCCCGCGCGCGCCCTTTGTGCCGGCCGACCACGGCGACTTGGCCGAGCGCTGCGAGACGATCCTCGATCTGCAGACTGCGGGCCTCAAGACCCGCCTTGCCCACACGGGTACCAAGGCTGCGGTTATCGGCCTTTCGGGCGGCTTGGACTCCACGCTAGCGCTGCTTGTGACCGTGCGTGCCTTCGATGCACTGGGGCTGCCGCGCACTGGTATCACAGCCATGTCCATGCCCGGCTTCGGCACGACGCATCGCACCAAGTCGAATGCCGAGTCGCTCGCTCGCGACCTGGGTGTGAGCTTCCGCGAGGTTTCGATCCACGCGGCTGTGGAGCAGCACTTCAAGGACATTGAGCACGATCCGGCCGTCCAAGACGTGACCTACGAGAACAGCCAGGCGCGCGAGCGTACGCAGATTCTGATGGATCTGGCCAACCAGGCTGGCGGTTTTGTCATTGGCACGGGCGACCTGTCGGAGCTGGCGCTCGGCTGGGCTACCTATAACGGCGACCACATGAGCATGTACGCCGTCAACGCGAGCGTGCCCAAGACGCTTGTGCGCCATCTGGTACGCTATGCCGCCGATGTCTTTGGCGGGCGCATTGCCGAGGTCTTGCTCGATATCCTCGATACGCCGGTGTCCCCCGAGCTTCTGCCGCCCACGGGCGACGGCGAGATTGCGCAGAAGACCGAGGATTTGGTGGGCCCGTACGAGTTGCACGACTACTTCCTCTACTACCTGCTGCGTTTTGGCTTTGAGCCGGGCAAGATCTACCGCATGGCGCTCAAGAGCTTCGAGGGCGCCTACGACGCCAAGACCGTCCACACGTGGCTACGTACGTTCTACCGTCGCTTCTTTGCCCAGCAGTTTAAGCGCAGCTGCCTGCCCGATGGTCCCAAGGTGGGCTCGGTGACGCTCAGCCCGCGCGGCGATTGGCGTATGCCGAGTGACGCCAGCTCGCGTCTGTGGCTTGCGCAGATCGATGCGCTCAATCCGGTTGACTAA
- a CDS encoding IS30 family transposase has translation MSGKSGKSGKGAARAVPRAYGRLTRHERDTVQRMLERGASCREIARELGRSPSTVSAEVASHRFVTAPKPRRGERVDASADLSAACPRLAAWPRCCNGCGRYRAIGCKRRPHVFYEARAAQLCADSVLVSSRRGIDADEPAAAARLEAIRDCLRRGLSPEQMAACNGGPVDLSPSTIYRWVAAGYDGMTNMELRRKVGYRPRRRAAGRAATRHSARRSHAAFLALGEDACAAAWEMDTVEGAREDSACLLTLLHRPSRLQLALLLGEKTSGCVAAALEGVRAVLGADGTRRVFRAVLTDNGAEFSDEGAIAALLGEGPGETRLFYCDPRRSDQKGACERNHVEIRKLLPKGAGLRFDRLSPADMALAMSHVNSEPRGALGFSTPARAFRAMLGDDAAALLDAYGVEDVPLAELDLTPGLIERARAERGDAPLS, from the coding sequence ATGTCCGGAAAGAGCGGAAAGAGCGGGAAGGGCGCCGCGAGGGCGGTCCCGAGGGCCTACGGCAGGCTCACGAGGCACGAGCGGGACACGGTCCAGAGGATGCTGGAGCGCGGGGCCTCGTGCAGGGAGATCGCGAGGGAGCTGGGCAGGTCGCCCTCGACGGTGAGCGCCGAGGTGGCGTCGCACAGGTTCGTGACGGCGCCGAAGCCCAGGCGCGGCGAGCGCGTGGACGCCTCCGCCGACCTGTCGGCGGCCTGCCCGCGCCTGGCCGCGTGGCCGCGATGCTGCAACGGCTGCGGCCGGTACCGCGCGATCGGCTGCAAGCGCCGCCCCCACGTCTTCTACGAGGCCCGGGCCGCGCAGCTGTGCGCGGACTCGGTGCTCGTCTCGTCCAGGCGCGGGATCGACGCCGACGAGCCGGCCGCGGCGGCCAGGCTGGAGGCCATCAGGGACTGCCTGCGCCGGGGGCTCTCGCCCGAGCAGATGGCCGCATGCAACGGAGGGCCGGTGGACCTGTCGCCGTCGACCATCTACCGCTGGGTCGCGGCGGGCTACGACGGCATGACCAACATGGAGCTCAGGCGCAAGGTCGGCTACAGGCCGAGGAGGCGCGCCGCCGGGCGGGCGGCCACGCGCCACTCCGCCCGCAGGTCGCATGCCGCGTTCCTCGCCCTCGGGGAGGACGCGTGCGCCGCGGCCTGGGAGATGGACACCGTCGAGGGCGCCCGGGAGGACTCGGCCTGCCTGCTCACGCTGCTCCACCGCCCCAGCAGGCTCCAGCTGGCGCTCCTGCTCGGGGAGAAGACCTCCGGGTGCGTCGCGGCCGCCCTGGAGGGCGTCCGGGCGGTCCTCGGCGCAGACGGGACGCGCCGCGTGTTCCGCGCCGTGCTCACCGACAACGGCGCCGAGTTCTCCGACGAGGGCGCGATCGCCGCGCTCCTCGGCGAGGGGCCCGGCGAGACGAGGCTGTTCTACTGCGACCCGCGCCGCAGCGACCAGAAGGGCGCCTGCGAGCGCAACCACGTCGAGATCAGGAAGCTGCTGCCCAAGGGCGCCGGGCTCAGGTTCGACCGGCTATCCCCGGCCGACATGGCGCTCGCCATGTCGCACGTGAACTCCGAGCCCCGCGGCGCGCTCGGCTTCTCGACGCCCGCGCGCGCCTTCAGGGCGATGCTCGGGGACGACGCGGCGGCGCTGCTTGACGCCTACGGCGTGGAGGATGTGCCTCTGGCCGAGCTCGACCTGACGCCGGGACTCATCGAGAGGGCGCGCGCAGAGAGGGGCGATGCCCCGCTGTCCTAG
- a CDS encoding B12-binding domain-containing radical SAM protein, whose protein sequence is MPKTLLVFPPGWSPVGPYLALPVLKSYLQEVEQYKVDIVDLNVEFYDDLLSFRHVEECCKRYRESKDSFSSNVQLTIELIQKSALNVDEAKDIFRSKRYFNLKERQYAENIFRNALYIINHVSYGVKYTFNSIDLPYDYYSTPEIMKSLADTLHNPFISFYETAFLKRIQREKIEFIGISVSGCFQLISAVTLAKLIKEECPSVKHVSLGGNYITRLADDCMKEWHPFFEYIDSIMMYDGEEPLARLLEALDSGDDNLDCVPNLCHAKGGKIYKNHRIEQTFINDTVPDFDGFALSKYFMPELILPVYSSRQCFNHCAFCTIPGATGGCYRKMPISRVFEIMCRLNEKYGTRVFSFVDETFEGKRMEQLADEINASGKTFFWHGETRFSPTLSTDVFNKIYQSGCRQIQFGLESYNQRVLDLMKKNTRVDWIDRNIHDCLNAGIPVHLFFMIGFPTETKEEALNTLAYTENVLNYSKQVCGVPYSTRGFTNFGLVMGSDVWNHPDKYGVSVMPKSQYEDLRLEVDYVSGTGLTLNEAKSLSDEHHIDFYMQEVINGSDTIDLPQRLHISEVTWILDSIHAVRYKGHLTKVKRRLTSLNPADRIWLDSKTSVVLVEPFAYFYNSEYHHVYAVSQLVYLKLARLLEADCSISLILDQGDLELTRAIEELLHYGLLNTNIDADYVMHDNGFQLVKSSFVKEVGRSKEGLRVLLSCATHRMCAVNDFSFALLSLFEKPITKNEVRDILKKEGLSAKVDFRSQPNTLGGQAVPAATRTPPRPLAGPGGGIFPVEGTVEMCFDGSGGHAPPSVRRLFPDSAGRSVRLFLFSLQARTAGHRPSLRAPSR, encoded by the coding sequence ATGCCTAAAACGCTTTTAGTATTTCCCCCAGGATGGAGTCCAGTGGGGCCGTATCTTGCCTTGCCTGTTTTGAAGTCATATCTTCAAGAGGTTGAACAATACAAAGTTGACATTGTTGACTTAAACGTGGAATTTTACGATGACCTCCTATCTTTTAGACATGTCGAAGAGTGCTGTAAAAGGTATCGGGAATCAAAGGATTCGTTTAGTTCGAATGTTCAATTAACAATCGAGTTGATACAAAAGTCAGCACTTAATGTTGACGAGGCAAAAGATATTTTCAGATCGAAGAGATACTTTAATCTAAAAGAAAGACAATATGCTGAAAACATTTTTAGAAATGCACTCTATATCATAAATCACGTCTCATATGGAGTTAAATACACGTTCAACTCCATAGATCTGCCCTATGATTATTATTCGACACCAGAAATAATGAAATCGCTTGCGGATACCTTGCATAATCCGTTTATTTCCTTCTATGAAACTGCCTTTCTTAAGCGTATTCAGAGGGAAAAAATCGAGTTTATTGGGATTTCGGTGAGCGGCTGTTTCCAATTGATTTCTGCAGTTACGTTAGCGAAACTGATTAAAGAAGAATGTCCATCTGTTAAACACGTCTCATTGGGCGGCAATTACATTACTCGTTTAGCAGATGACTGCATGAAAGAATGGCATCCCTTTTTTGAATACATTGATTCGATAATGATGTATGACGGCGAAGAGCCGCTTGCACGTCTTCTTGAGGCTCTTGACTCTGGTGATGACAATCTCGACTGTGTTCCAAACCTTTGCCATGCTAAAGGTGGAAAGATATATAAAAACCATCGGATTGAGCAAACATTTATCAACGATACAGTTCCCGATTTCGATGGCTTCGCCCTTTCTAAATACTTCATGCCTGAGTTAATATTGCCGGTTTATTCCTCTAGGCAGTGTTTTAATCATTGCGCCTTCTGCACCATTCCCGGTGCTACCGGTGGTTGTTACCGAAAGATGCCTATATCGAGAGTATTTGAAATAATGTGTCGGTTAAATGAAAAATACGGCACGAGAGTTTTCTCTTTTGTGGATGAAACATTCGAAGGCAAAAGAATGGAGCAACTCGCGGATGAAATAAACGCATCGGGAAAAACGTTTTTCTGGCATGGAGAAACGAGGTTCTCTCCAACCCTAAGTACAGACGTTTTCAACAAGATATACCAAAGTGGATGTAGGCAGATTCAGTTTGGCCTCGAGTCATACAACCAAAGAGTTCTTGATCTAATGAAGAAGAACACGAGAGTTGATTGGATTGATCGCAATATCCATGATTGTCTCAATGCGGGTATTCCTGTTCATCTATTCTTTATGATTGGCTTTCCGACCGAAACTAAAGAAGAGGCTCTGAACACCTTAGCTTATACAGAGAATGTTTTGAATTATTCAAAACAGGTATGTGGTGTTCCATATTCCACGAGAGGATTTACGAATTTTGGTCTCGTTATGGGGTCGGATGTTTGGAATCATCCCGATAAGTATGGTGTCTCTGTAATGCCGAAGTCCCAATATGAGGATTTGCGCCTCGAAGTGGATTATGTTTCAGGCACTGGTTTAACTTTAAATGAAGCAAAATCCTTATCTGATGAGCATCATATTGATTTTTATATGCAAGAGGTCATAAACGGTAGCGACACAATTGACTTGCCCCAGCGGCTTCATATTTCAGAGGTGACCTGGATCCTAGATTCTATTCACGCTGTCAGGTATAAGGGACATTTGACCAAAGTAAAGCGACGGCTAACTAGTCTAAATCCAGCTGATCGAATCTGGCTGGATTCCAAGACCTCTGTCGTGCTCGTTGAGCCATTTGCCTACTTCTATAATTCTGAATACCATCATGTCTATGCTGTTTCCCAGTTGGTATACCTTAAGTTGGCCCGTTTATTGGAGGCCGATTGTAGCATTTCTCTTATCCTTGATCAGGGCGACCTCGAGCTGACAAGGGCGATAGAAGAACTGTTGCATTATGGATTGCTGAATACAAATATCGATGCCGATTATGTAATGCACGATAATGGTTTTCAATTGGTTAAAAGTTCGTTTGTGAAAGAAGTCGGACGCTCAAAAGAGGGGTTAAGAGTACTGCTGAGTTGTGCCACCCATAGAATGTGTGCGGTTAATGATTTTTCGTTCGCTTTGCTTTCGTTGTTTGAAAAGCCGATTACTAAGAACGAGGTGCGCGACATTTTGAAAAAAGAGGGACTATCGGCAAAGGTTGATTTCCGATCTCAGCCGAACACATTAGGCGGACAGGCCGTTCCCGCAGCTACCCGAACGCCCCCGAGGCCCCTCGCGGGCCCCGGGGGCGGCATTTTCCCAGTTGAAGGAACGGTGGAGATGTGTTTCGATGGGTCCGGTGGCCATGCTCCGCCCTCCGTCCGGCGCCTCTTCCCAGACTCAGCCGGACGGTCGGTCCGCCTATTCCTTTTTTCCCTTCAGGCTAGGACAGCGGGGCATCGCCCCTCTCTGCGCGCGCCCTCTCGATGA
- a CDS encoding MFS transporter — protein MFTVLRASRPVRVLYIARGISEIGNWCANIALPMLIYEVTHDVSATALMVCCRFAPALFSVALAQLPQKMGIGTLQAMRLADLIRAGLSVCYIFVDSKWSMFAITCAVSLCRTVEMPCFYSLLRANTNSINRDVINNSFGFLQNLMMVLGPVAGGFVVAQFGAEAVLALDALSFAASFWLLRDVPSVIEVNDKEGISKNEKNWTAFSDLNAKHLAIGFLLIDISSGVAFGSLNSLLPAIAQLQFDSSSIQYGFLQSSLTIGLLFGNTIYGRLISGSDCVKSYCFVTYLALGAYLAFGYRYASGISFIFLFIVGAGNAIQDVLLITSLQDLARDGSESMSLFSIRESLQSVAVVISTLLVSLFTSIAMFSILVTGLGVFSIMMVVVFQLNYLRKM, from the coding sequence ATGTTCACGGTATTGAGAGCTAGCCGTCCGGTTCGGGTCCTATATATTGCTAGAGGGATAAGCGAAATAGGCAATTGGTGTGCGAATATTGCTTTGCCAATGCTGATTTACGAGGTAACTCACGATGTTTCTGCAACTGCTTTGATGGTCTGCTGCAGATTTGCCCCCGCTCTGTTTTCAGTTGCGCTCGCGCAGCTGCCTCAGAAGATGGGTATCGGGACACTGCAGGCCATGAGATTGGCAGACTTAATTCGCGCGGGATTATCCGTTTGCTATATTTTTGTTGATAGTAAATGGAGTATGTTTGCTATTACGTGCGCGGTATCGCTTTGCCGAACGGTTGAAATGCCCTGCTTTTACTCGTTGTTAAGAGCCAATACGAATAGTATCAATCGCGACGTAATTAATAATTCGTTTGGGTTTCTGCAGAATTTGATGATGGTTCTGGGGCCAGTTGCCGGCGGTTTTGTTGTCGCTCAATTTGGGGCGGAGGCTGTTCTTGCATTAGACGCGCTTTCTTTTGCCGCGTCGTTCTGGTTGCTGCGAGATGTTCCGTCGGTTATCGAGGTTAATGATAAAGAGGGGATAAGCAAAAATGAAAAAAACTGGACTGCATTTAGTGATCTTAACGCGAAGCACTTGGCAATTGGTTTCCTATTAATCGATATTTCTAGTGGCGTGGCATTCGGCTCTCTGAATTCTCTTTTGCCAGCTATAGCGCAATTGCAATTTGACTCGTCATCGATACAATACGGATTCCTTCAGAGTAGTCTTACAATCGGACTGTTGTTCGGAAATACAATATACGGTCGTTTAATCAGTGGTTCCGATTGCGTTAAATCATATTGTTTTGTGACGTATCTTGCGCTCGGTGCGTATCTGGCGTTTGGCTATCGCTATGCGTCTGGGATATCGTTTATTTTCCTTTTTATCGTCGGTGCCGGAAACGCCATTCAAGATGTGCTTCTCATAACATCGCTGCAGGATTTGGCGAGAGACGGATCTGAATCGATGAGCCTGTTTTCAATTAGGGAGTCTTTGCAATCGGTTGCTGTTGTTATTTCAACACTCCTTGTTTCGCTGTTCACGAGCATCGCGATGTTCTCAATTCTCGTTACAGGACTTGGTGTATTTTCAATTATGATGGTAGTTGTGTTTCAATTGAATTATTTGCGAAAGATGTGA
- a CDS encoding DUF2087 domain-containing protein translates to MDELIDFKKRFLKNGELVSIPKKESYKRIMLLWAVSFFELNTSYTELQVNRVLSQLYPDYAVLRRYLVDYGFLLRDERGLKYEVNPDVHGIES, encoded by the coding sequence ATGGATGAGCTAATAGACTTTAAAAAACGATTTCTCAAGAATGGCGAGCTGGTTTCAATTCCAAAAAAGGAAAGCTATAAAAGAATCATGCTGCTATGGGCCGTCTCTTTCTTTGAATTAAATACAAGTTATACGGAGCTTCAGGTTAATCGTGTGCTGTCACAGCTCTATCCTGATTATGCCGTGTTGAGGCGGTACTTGGTTGATTATGGATTCCTATTAAGGGATGAGCGAGGCCTGAAATACGAGGTTAATCCTGATGTTCACGGTATTGAGAGCTAG